One Streptomyces sp. NBC_00554 DNA segment encodes these proteins:
- a CDS encoding universal stress protein has product MLAPVISGVDGSAEGLAAAEWAAREAVRRERPLRLVHAWNGHPRQAEGEPANATQRHLARRALRQAEARVRGACRGVGLDDKQLEGPATAALLHAAEQADLLVLGSRGLSGFTGFLVGSVALGVVAKATRPVVLVRAGEEAEDEHLPAEDGSASTRTGYRDVVLGIDLSNARDEVIEFAFEAARLRGARLRVVHAWQPPSALGLGPGDIALVSEPRRAEEWQGFLSAVLQLWRDKYADVDVLESVVADKASTALLRAASGASLLVIGHRLADRPAGPRTGSVAHAVIHHVGCPVAVVPHE; this is encoded by the coding sequence ATGCTCGCGCCCGTCATTTCCGGAGTCGATGGATCCGCTGAGGGCCTGGCCGCCGCCGAGTGGGCGGCCCGCGAGGCCGTCCGCCGTGAGCGTCCGCTGCGTCTCGTGCACGCCTGGAACGGGCACCCCCGCCAGGCGGAAGGCGAGCCGGCGAACGCCACTCAGCGGCATCTGGCCCGGCGTGCCCTGCGCCAGGCGGAAGCCCGTGTCCGCGGCGCCTGCCGTGGCGTAGGCCTTGACGACAAGCAGTTGGAGGGCCCCGCGACCGCCGCGCTGCTCCACGCTGCCGAGCAGGCCGACCTGCTGGTGCTGGGCTCGCGAGGGCTGAGCGGCTTCACCGGATTCCTGGTGGGTTCCGTCGCCCTGGGCGTGGTGGCGAAGGCGACTCGTCCCGTCGTCCTCGTACGCGCGGGTGAGGAAGCGGAGGACGAGCATCTCCCGGCGGAGGACGGCAGCGCGTCCACGCGCACCGGATACCGGGACGTGGTGCTGGGCATCGACCTGAGCAATGCGCGCGACGAGGTGATCGAGTTCGCCTTCGAGGCCGCCCGGCTGCGTGGCGCCCGCCTGCGGGTCGTCCACGCGTGGCAGCCGCCCTCCGCCCTCGGCCTCGGCCCCGGGGACATCGCTCTGGTGAGTGAACCAAGGCGTGCGGAGGAGTGGCAGGGATTCCTGTCCGCCGTACTCCAGTTGTGGCGCGACAAGTACGCGGACGTCGATGTCCTGGAGTCGGTGGTGGCGGACAAGGCCTCGACCGCGCTGCTCCGGGCGGCCTCCGGGGCGAGCCTGCTCGTCATCGGACACCGTCTGGCCGATCGGCCGGCGGGCCCGCGCACCGGTTCCGTCGCCCATGCCGTCATCCACCACGTCGGCTGCCCCGTGGCCGTCGTCCCGCACGAGTGA